A single Roseinatronobacter monicus DNA region contains:
- a CDS encoding polyprenyl synthetase family protein → MDTQQLTQAPHDRLAAFLRDDLVQVNALIRARMASENAPRIPEVTAHLIEAGGKRIRPMLVLAATHLCNYKGARHHHLAATVEFIHTATLLHDDVVDESHQRRGRATANLLWDNKSSVLVGDYLFARAFQLMVECGSLRVLDILSNASATIAEGEVLQLSTAQNTATTEDQYLRVIRGKTAALFSAATEAGAVLADAPEDHVQALFDYGDALGISFQIVDDYLDYGGAGDGIGKNIGDDFRERKVTLPVIRAIAKADSEERAFWTRVIGVGAQNDGDFEHARALMTQHGTLESTRLEALDWAQRAKSSIAKLPEHDIRDMLSDLADYVVARLY, encoded by the coding sequence ATGGACACACAGCAATTGACCCAAGCGCCCCATGATCGCCTTGCAGCGTTCTTGCGCGATGATCTGGTGCAGGTCAATGCCCTGATCCGCGCGCGCATGGCGTCCGAGAACGCGCCGCGCATCCCCGAAGTGACCGCCCATCTGATCGAGGCCGGTGGCAAGCGCATTCGTCCGATGCTGGTGCTGGCGGCAACGCATCTGTGCAACTATAAGGGCGCGCGCCACCACCATCTGGCCGCCACGGTAGAGTTCATCCATACCGCGACCCTGCTGCATGATGATGTGGTCGATGAAAGCCATCAGCGGCGCGGGCGGGCCACCGCAAATCTGCTTTGGGACAACAAATCATCTGTGCTGGTTGGCGATTACCTGTTCGCGCGTGCGTTTCAGTTGATGGTGGAATGTGGCTCGCTTCGGGTGTTGGACATTTTGTCCAATGCCTCGGCAACGATTGCCGAAGGCGAGGTTCTGCAACTGAGTACGGCGCAAAACACTGCAACCACAGAAGACCAGTATCTGCGCGTCATCCGGGGCAAGACGGCGGCGCTTTTCTCCGCCGCAACCGAGGCGGGTGCGGTTCTGGCGGACGCGCCCGAAGACCATGTTCAGGCCTTGTTCGACTATGGCGATGCACTGGGCATCAGCTTTCAGATTGTTGATGATTATCTGGATTATGGCGGTGCGGGCGACGGCATCGGCAAAAATATCGGCGATGATTTCCGAGAGCGCAAAGTCACCCTGCCCGTCATCCGCGCCATCGCAAAAGCTGACAGCGAAGAGCGGGCGTTCTGGACGCGCGTGATCGGTGTTGGTGCGCAGAATGACGGCGATTTCGAGCATGCGCGCGCCCTGATGACGCAGCATGGCACATTGGAAAGCACGCGTCTCGAAGCGCTGGACTGGGCGCAGCGCGCAAAATCGTCAATCGCCAAGCTGCCAGAGCATGACATCCGCGATATGCTGTCTGATCTGGCCGATTACGTGGTGGCGCGGCTTTATTGA
- a CDS encoding 4-(cytidine 5'-diphospho)-2-C-methyl-D-erythritol kinase: MTAAELAPAKINLTLHVTGQRADGYHLLDSLVVFAEVGDLITARRLRGLSLSITGPEAAGLGAGADNLVLRAARLMGARDLALTLHKALPLSSGIGGGSSDAAACLRLVARLEGTTLPSMRAALGLGADVPVCLTPRTSRMQGIGEAITPLAPLPAFWMVLANPRVEVPTPQVFRALEQRENAPMPASLPLWGDAAALFAFLADQRNDLQAAACQIAPEIGQVLTALGATPGCALARMSGSGATCFGLYASQDDAERAARELQAAHPEWWVVTTGLLAHQ; this comes from the coding sequence ATGACTGCCGCGGAACTTGCCCCGGCCAAGATAAATCTGACGCTTCACGTCACGGGCCAGCGGGCCGATGGCTACCATTTACTTGATTCGCTTGTGGTCTTTGCCGAGGTTGGCGATTTGATCACGGCGCGTCGGCTAAGGGGGCTGTCTTTGTCGATCACCGGGCCGGAGGCGGCGGGCCTTGGCGCTGGCGCAGATAATCTGGTGTTGCGCGCCGCACGGTTGATGGGCGCGCGCGACCTTGCGCTGACTTTGCACAAAGCTTTGCCCCTATCCTCTGGCATTGGTGGCGGGTCGTCAGATGCGGCTGCCTGCCTGCGGCTTGTCGCGCGCCTTGAGGGCACGACCCTGCCCTCCATGCGCGCCGCCCTTGGGTTGGGGGCGGATGTGCCTGTCTGCCTGACACCACGCACCAGCCGGATGCAAGGCATAGGAGAGGCGATTACCCCGCTAGCGCCGCTGCCAGCATTCTGGATGGTGCTCGCCAACCCGCGTGTCGAAGTCCCAACCCCGCAAGTGTTCCGTGCCTTGGAACAGCGCGAGAATGCCCCAATGCCCGCATCCTTGCCCTTGTGGGGCGACGCGGCTGCGCTGTTTGCGTTTCTGGCAGATCAGCGCAACGACCTGCAAGCTGCGGCTTGTCAGATCGCCCCTGAAATCGGTCAGGTTCTGACTGCGTTGGGCGCAACACCGGGCTGCGCGCTGGCGCGCATGTCAGGATCGGGCGCGACGTGTTTCGGACTGTATGCAAGTCAGGATGACGCAGAGCGCGCAGCGCGCGAGTTGCAAGCCGCGCATCCCGAATGGTGGGTTGTCACGACTGGTTTGCTGGCGCATCAATAA